A portion of the Bubalus kerabau isolate K-KA32 ecotype Philippines breed swamp buffalo chromosome 1, PCC_UOA_SB_1v2, whole genome shotgun sequence genome contains these proteins:
- the LOC129642144 gene encoding olfactory receptor 2Y1-like, giving the protein MESFNTSFREGFILMGFSDWSQLEPILFVFILVFYSLTIFGNTTIITLSLLERQLHTPMYFFLRHLSFLDLCYTTSTVPQLLINLHGLDRTISYEGCVVQLFSSLALGSTECVLLVVMAFDRYAAVCHPLHYTAIMHPRLCQTLAIASWVGGCMNSLVQTGLMMAMPLCGLHLLNHFFCEMTVLLKLACEDTEGTETKMFVARAIILVVPAVLILGSYAYIVQTALKVRSVAGRRKAFGTCGSHLLVVSLFYGSAIYTYLQPMHSYSESEGKFVALFYTIVTPMLNPLIYTLRNKDVKGAVRKVLGRGRYSV; this is encoded by the coding sequence ATGGAAAGTTTCAACACAAGTTTTAGAGAAGGCTTCATTTTAATGGGCTTCTCAGATTGGTCTCAACTGGAGCCCAtcctttttgtctttattttagttttctacTCCTTAACTATCTTTGGCAACACCACCATCATCACTCTTTCCCTCCTGGAACGTCAATTGCACACGCCCATGTACTTCTTTCTTAGACATCTTTCCTTCCTGGACCTCTGCTATACCACCAGCACTGTGCCCCAGCTTCTGATCAACCTTCATGGACTCGACCGGACCATCAGCTACGAAGGATGTGTGGTCCAGCTCTTCAGCTCCCTTGCCCTAGGTTCCACTGAATGTGTGCTCCTGGTGGTGATGGCCTTTGACCGCTATGCTGCTGTCTGTCATCCACTCCACTACACAGCCATTATGCACCCCCGCCTCTGCCAGACACTGGCTATTGCCTCCTGGGTAGGAGGCTGCATGAACTCTCTGGTTCAGACAGGCCTCATGATGGCTATGCCTCTCTGTGGTCTCCATCTCCTGAATCACTTCTTCTGCGAGATGACTGTTCTCCTGAAGCTGGCTTGTGAGGACACAGAAGGGACAGAGACCAAGATGTTTGTGGCTCGAGCCATAATCTTGGTTGTTCCTGCAGTACTAATTCTAGGCTCCTATGCATACATTGTTCAGACAGCACTGAAAGTCAGGTCAGTGGCTGGGAGAAGAAAGGCTTTTGGGACTTGTGGGTCCCATCTCTTGGTGGTTTCCCTTTTTTATGGCTCAGCCATCTATACGTACCTCCAACCCATGCACAGTTATTCTGAGAGTGAGGGAAAGTTTGTAGCCCTTTTTTATACCATAGTTACCCCTATGCTCAATCCTCTAATTTATACCCTAAGGAACAAGGATGTGAAGGGGGCTGTGAGGAAGGTACTAGGGAGAGGCAGATACTCAGTGtag